One segment of Eschrichtius robustus isolate mEscRob2 chromosome 3, mEscRob2.pri, whole genome shotgun sequence DNA contains the following:
- the HEYL gene encoding hairy/enhancer-of-split related with YRPW motif-like protein isoform X1 → MSPRGEGERRRPHPRLPCASSRPGRPRPPGRGLCPPTAGLRGQPRPGRWSSEKSAFLFLSSQMARPLSTPSPSQMQARKKRRGIIEKRRRDRINSSLSELRRLVPTAFEKQGSSKLEKAEVLQMTVDHLKMLHATGGTGFFDARALAVDFRSIGFRECLTEVIRYLGVLEGPSSRADPVRIRLLSHLNSYAAEMEPSPTPAGPLAFPAWPWSFFHSCPGLSAPSSQLAILGRVPGPILPSTSSLAYPIPAFRTTPLRRATGTILPARRNLLPSRGASSTRRARPLERPAAPLPPSGRAARSSHMAPLLRSSSPAPPGIVGSPAYVAVPGSSHGAAGRPAGAVLCHSWVSEITEVGAF, encoded by the exons ATGAGCCCccggggagaaggggagagaaggcGTCCCCACCCACGCCTGCCCTGTGCCTCTTCCCGGCCTGGGAGACCTCGGCCGCCTGGGAGGGGTCTGTGCCCGCCCACAGCCGGCCTCCGAGGTCAGCCCAGGCCAGGGAGATGGTCCTctgaaaaatcagcctttcttttcctctccagcCAGATGGCCCGGCCGCTGTCCACCCCCAGCCCTTCACAAatgcaagccaggaagaaacGCAGAGGG ATCATAGAGAAACGGCGCCGGGACCGCATCAACAGCAGCCTTTCTGAACTGCGGCGCTTGGTCCCCACTGCCTTTGAGAAGCAG GGCTCCTCCAAGCTGGAGAAAGCCGAGGTCCTGCAGATGACGGTAGATCACTTGAAAATGCTCCACGCCACTGGCGGGACAG GATTCTTTGATGCTCGAGCCCTGGCAGTCGACTTCCGGAGCATCGGTTTTCGGGAGTGCCTTACCGAGGTCATCAGGTACCTGGGGGTCCTGGAAGGGCCCAGCAGCCGTGCAGACCCGGTGCGGATTCGCCTTCTCTCCCACCTCAACAGCTATGCAGCCGAGATGGAACCTTCACCCACGCCCGCTGGCCCGCTGGCCTTTCCTGCCTGGCCCTGGTCCTTCTTCCATAGCTGTCCAGGGCTATCTGCCCCGAGCAGCCAGCTTGCCATCCTAGGAAGAGTGCCCGGCCCCATCCTCCCCAGCACCTCCTCTCTGGCTTACCCCATCCCGGCCTTCAGAACCACTCCCTTGCGCAGAGCCACTGGCACCATCCTGCCAGCCCGGAGGAATTTGCTGCCCAGTCGAGGGGCATCTTCTACCCGGAGGGCCCGCCCCCTGGAGAGGCCAGCTGCACCCCTGCCCCCCAGTGGCAGGGCTGCCAGGAGCAGCCACATGGCACCCCTCCTGCGATCTTCTTCCCCCGCTCCTCCTGGCATTGTGGGGTCTCCTGCTTATGTGGCTGTTCCTGGGTCTTCCCACGGGGCAGCTGGGAGGCCAGCAGGAGCTGTGCTCTGCCACTCCTGGGTCTCTGAAATCACTGAAGTTGGGGCTTTCTGA
- the HEYL gene encoding hairy/enhancer-of-split related with YRPW motif-like protein isoform X2: MKRPREPSGSDSESDGPIDVGHEGELSQMARPLSTPSPSQMQARKKRRGIIEKRRRDRINSSLSELRRLVPTAFEKQGSSKLEKAEVLQMTVDHLKMLHATGGTGFFDARALAVDFRSIGFRECLTEVIRYLGVLEGPSSRADPVRIRLLSHLNSYAAEMEPSPTPAGPLAFPAWPWSFFHSCPGLSAPSSQLAILGRVPGPILPSTSSLAYPIPAFRTTPLRRATGTILPARRNLLPSRGASSTRRARPLERPAAPLPPSGRAARSSHMAPLLRSSSPAPPGIVGSPAYVAVPGSSHGAAGRPAGAVLCHSWVSEITEVGAF; encoded by the exons cCAGATGGCCCGGCCGCTGTCCACCCCCAGCCCTTCACAAatgcaagccaggaagaaacGCAGAGGG ATCATAGAGAAACGGCGCCGGGACCGCATCAACAGCAGCCTTTCTGAACTGCGGCGCTTGGTCCCCACTGCCTTTGAGAAGCAG GGCTCCTCCAAGCTGGAGAAAGCCGAGGTCCTGCAGATGACGGTAGATCACTTGAAAATGCTCCACGCCACTGGCGGGACAG GATTCTTTGATGCTCGAGCCCTGGCAGTCGACTTCCGGAGCATCGGTTTTCGGGAGTGCCTTACCGAGGTCATCAGGTACCTGGGGGTCCTGGAAGGGCCCAGCAGCCGTGCAGACCCGGTGCGGATTCGCCTTCTCTCCCACCTCAACAGCTATGCAGCCGAGATGGAACCTTCACCCACGCCCGCTGGCCCGCTGGCCTTTCCTGCCTGGCCCTGGTCCTTCTTCCATAGCTGTCCAGGGCTATCTGCCCCGAGCAGCCAGCTTGCCATCCTAGGAAGAGTGCCCGGCCCCATCCTCCCCAGCACCTCCTCTCTGGCTTACCCCATCCCGGCCTTCAGAACCACTCCCTTGCGCAGAGCCACTGGCACCATCCTGCCAGCCCGGAGGAATTTGCTGCCCAGTCGAGGGGCATCTTCTACCCGGAGGGCCCGCCCCCTGGAGAGGCCAGCTGCACCCCTGCCCCCCAGTGGCAGGGCTGCCAGGAGCAGCCACATGGCACCCCTCCTGCGATCTTCTTCCCCCGCTCCTCCTGGCATTGTGGGGTCTCCTGCTTATGTGGCTGTTCCTGGGTCTTCCCACGGGGCAGCTGGGAGGCCAGCAGGAGCTGTGCTCTGCCACTCCTGGGTCTCTGAAATCACTGAAGTTGGGGCTTTCTGA